One segment of Poecile atricapillus isolate bPoeAtr1 chromosome 5, bPoeAtr1.hap1, whole genome shotgun sequence DNA contains the following:
- the LOC131579945 gene encoding uncharacterized protein LOC131579945: protein MPSRQNCVLAGRFLSLFKVFRGKRKKDPGAAPAQHPEEPEQFQPLQDDAAMDDRQQQEPARGRFRKTLKMFTKFMCIRPRKTSTTATAGTAKLNSRPAKFQAEPVVSSDLTACSDSFDTAMNDHKTKTYTTEGMAITNTNTRMPQSLTNIAITPNPTVIHAPTMDFEETGFSFQQQVPAMVKNIHHRLESHVTVDVRKQIAIIRLADEHPIDVVLTLLRCAPSCDRAAALMWQTIASSGPTVEKVLPTLLCVMENWPLCSTCTSDGDNKAVFSLAATLALWVMVQMPQCREAMMLYSARLFVALLFQVVITTQQMPSVEFDSFWKACREQHRLPSNPNSL, encoded by the exons ATGCCCTCAAGGCAGAATTGTGTTTTGGCAGGCAGATTCCTCAGCCTGTTCAAAGTGttcagggggaaaagaaagaaagaccctggagctgccccagcacaacaccctgaagagccagagcagttccagccactgcaggatg atgcagccatggacgaCAGACAACAGCAGGAGCCCGCCCGCGGCCGCTTCCGCAAAacgctgaag aTGTTCACGAAATTCATGTGCATTCGGCCTAGAAAGACCAGCACCACAGCAACTGCAGGCACAGCCAAGCTTAACTCCAGGCCAGCCAAGTTCCAGGCAGAGCCTGTTGTCAGCTCAGATTTAACTGCATGTTCAGACAGCTTTGACACTGCAATGAATGATCACAAGACAAAGACTTACACAACTGAGGGCATGGCTATTACAAACACTAACACCAGAATGCCTCAGAGCCTCACAAACATTGCCATCACGCCCAATCCTACTGTAATTCATGCTCCCACtatggattttgaggagacaggtttttcttttcagcagcag GTGCCAGCCATGGTGAAGAACATTCACCACAGACTGGAGTCCCATGTCACTGTGGATGTCAGGAAGCAAATTGCCATAATAAGGCTGGCTGACGAACACCCTATCGATGTGgtgctgaccctcctgcgctgtgccccatcgtgtgacag agctgctgcactgaTGTGGCAAACCATAGCCTCATCGGGACCAACAGTGGAGAAAGTGCTGCCtacactgctctgtgtgatggagaactggcccctttgcagcacctgcacctctgatggggacaacaaggctgtcttttccctggct gcaactctggcGCTCTGGGTGATGGTCCAGATGCCTCAGTGCCGCGAGGCGATGATGCTTTATTCCGCCCGCCTGTTTGTGGCTCTGTTGTTCCAAGTTGTCATCACCACACAGCAGATGCCATCAGTGGAATTTGACAGCTTCTGGAAAGCATGCCGGGAGCAACACCGCCTTCCCAGCAACcccaacag CCTCTGA
- the COPS8 gene encoding COP9 signalosome complex subunit 8: MPVAVMAESSVSFRRLLEQCETQELEAPGGIATPLVYGQLLALYLLHNDMNNARYLWKRIPPAIKSANAELGAVWSVGQRIWQRDFPGIYTAISAHQWSETIQPIMEALRDATRRRAFGLVSQAYTSIVADDFAAFVGLPVEEAVKGVLEQGWQADFATRMVMPKKPGVLEASFNRFIPSSEPAPVPPIPNEQQLARLTDYVAFLEN; this comes from the exons ATGCCGGTGGCGGTGATGGCCGAGAGCTCCGTGAGCTTCAGGCGGCTCCTGGAGCAGTGCGAGACACAAGAGCTGGAG gCCCCTGGAGGAATTGCCACACCCCTGGTTTATGGCCAGCTGCTGGCTCTGTACCTGCTGCACAATGACAT gaataatgCACGTTATCTCTGGAAAAGAATCCCTCCTGCTATCAAATCT GCAAATGCTGAGCTTGGTGCAGTTTGGTCAGTGGGGCAACGAATCTGGCAGAGGGACTTCCCAGGAATCTACACAGCAATCAGTGCACATCAGTGGTCTGAGACCATCCAGCCAATCATGGAAGCGCTCAGAG ATGCAACCAGGAGACGAGCCTTTGGACTGGTTTCCCAGGCTTACACATCAATAGTTGCAGATGATTTTGCAGCCTTTGTTGGCCTTCCTGTAGAAGAAGCTGTGAAAG GTGTGCTAGAGCAGGGCTGGCAAGCAGACTTTGCAACTCGCATGGTGATGCCTAAAAAGCCAG GTGTGCTGGAAGCTTCATTTAACAGATTTATTCCTTCATcag AACCTGCTCCGGTCCCACCAATTCCCAATGAGCAGCAGTTGGCAAGATTGACTGACTATGTGGCTTTCCTGGAGAACTGA